Proteins from one Mucilaginibacter jinjuensis genomic window:
- the gyrB gene encoding DNA topoisomerase (ATP-hydrolyzing) subunit B — protein sequence MSEENQDRSNYSADNIQVLEGLEAVRKRPSMYIGDTGVKGLHHLVYEVVDNSIDEAMAGYCDTINVTIHPGNSISVKDNGRGIPTAMHTKEKKSALEVVMTILHAGGKFDKDTYKVSGGLHGVGVSCVNALSIHLKTNVYREGKIFQQEYEKGKPMYDVKVVGETDRTGTTQWFQPDGEIFTTTLEYKYDTLASRLRELSFLNKGIRLTLTDEREALEDGSFRTEEFFSEGGLKEFVKFLDGTRTPIIPEPIYVEGNKQGIPVELALQYNDTYSENVHSYVNNINTIEGGTHVAGFRMGLTRTLKAYADKSGLLKNLKVDITGDDFREGLTAVISVKVAEPQFEGQTKTKLGNNEVSGAVNVAVGEILSIYLEENPKEARLIVNKVILAATARAAARKAREMVQRKSVMSGSGLPGKLSDCANSDPALCELFLVEGDSAGGTAKQGRNREYQAILPLRGKILNVEKAMEHKIYENEEIKNMFTGLGVSIGTPEDDKALNLAKLRYHKIVIMTDADVDGSHITTLILTFFFRYMKELVEFGYVYIATPPLYQVKKGKEFEYCWTDEQRDAAIQRLKGAGKEDSVHTQRYKGLGEMNAEQLWETTMDPARRTLRQVSIENAAECDHTFSMLMGDEVAPRREFIEKNAKYARIDV from the coding sequence ATGAGCGAAGAAAATCAGGACAGATCCAATTATTCAGCAGACAATATACAGGTTTTAGAAGGTTTAGAGGCGGTTCGTAAAAGACCGTCGATGTACATTGGCGATACCGGCGTTAAAGGTTTACACCACTTAGTTTATGAGGTTGTTGATAACTCGATAGATGAGGCTATGGCCGGCTATTGCGATACAATCAACGTAACCATCCATCCGGGAAATTCTATATCTGTAAAAGATAATGGCCGTGGTATCCCTACCGCCATGCACACTAAAGAAAAGAAATCGGCATTAGAGGTTGTAATGACCATCTTACACGCCGGTGGTAAATTTGATAAAGACACTTACAAAGTATCGGGCGGTTTACACGGTGTGGGGGTAAGTTGCGTTAACGCACTTTCAATCCACCTAAAAACTAACGTTTACCGCGAAGGCAAGATATTTCAACAAGAGTACGAAAAGGGTAAACCAATGTACGATGTGAAGGTAGTTGGCGAAACCGACCGTACCGGAACAACACAATGGTTTCAACCTGATGGCGAAATTTTCACCACCACCCTTGAGTATAAATACGATACCCTTGCTTCACGTTTACGCGAACTTTCATTCCTTAATAAAGGAATACGTTTAACGTTAACAGATGAGCGCGAAGCTTTGGAAGATGGCTCTTTCCGCACCGAAGAGTTCTTCTCTGAAGGCGGGCTAAAAGAATTCGTTAAATTTTTAGATGGTACCCGTACCCCTATCATCCCCGAGCCAATTTATGTAGAAGGTAACAAGCAAGGCATCCCGGTTGAGTTGGCTTTGCAGTACAATGACACCTACTCTGAAAACGTACACTCATACGTAAACAATATTAACACCATCGAAGGCGGTACACACGTAGCTGGTTTCCGTATGGGCTTAACCCGTACTTTGAAAGCTTATGCCGACAAGTCGGGCTTATTGAAAAACTTAAAGGTAGATATTACCGGTGATGACTTCCGTGAGGGGTTAACCGCTGTTATCTCAGTAAAAGTAGCCGAGCCTCAGTTTGAAGGCCAAACCAAAACCAAGCTGGGTAATAACGAGGTGAGCGGTGCAGTAAACGTTGCTGTGGGCGAAATTTTATCTATCTATTTAGAGGAAAACCCGAAAGAAGCACGCCTGATCGTAAACAAGGTAATATTGGCCGCTACTGCACGTGCAGCAGCCCGTAAAGCCCGCGAAATGGTACAACGTAAAAGCGTAATGAGCGGTTCTGGCTTGCCTGGTAAACTATCAGATTGCGCCAATAGCGATCCGGCATTATGCGAGTTGTTTTTAGTTGAGGGTGACTCGGCAGGTGGTACTGCAAAACAAGGCCGTAACCGCGAGTATCAGGCCATTTTGCCACTGCGTGGTAAAATCCTGAACGTGGAGAAAGCGATGGAGCATAAGATCTATGAGAACGAAGAGATCAAGAACATGTTTACCGGTTTAGGTGTAAGCATCGGTACGCCAGAGGATGACAAAGCGCTTAACTTAGCTAAGTTACGCTACCACAAAATTGTGATCATGACGGATGCCGACGTTGACGGTTCGCACATTACTACGCTGATCTTAACCTTCTTCTTCCGTTATATGAAAGAGCTGGTTGAGTTTGGTTATGTATACATTGCAACCCCACCGCTTTACCAGGTTAAAAAAGGTAAAGAGTTTGAATACTGCTGGACAGACGAGCAACGCGATGCTGCTATACAACGCCTTAAAGGTGCAGGTAAAGAAGATAGCGTACATACCCAGCGTTATAAAGGTTTAGGTGAGATGAACGCCGAGCAGCTTTGGGAAACTACTATGGACCCTGCGCGCCGTACCCTGCGCCAGGTAAGTATTGAAAACGCTGCAGAGTGTGATCATACCTTCTCTATGCTGATGGGTGATGAAGTTGCCCCTCGCCGCGAGTTTATTGAGAAAAATGCCAAATACGCCCGTATCGACGTATAA
- the trxA gene encoding thioredoxin, producing the protein MALEITDANFEQLVLKSDKPVLIDFWAEWCGPCRMVGPVVEDIAKEYDGKAVVGKVNVDNNPGISMKYGIRNIPALLFFKNGEIVDKQIGAVPKSVLSGKLEKQLA; encoded by the coding sequence ATGGCTTTAGAAATTACAGACGCAAACTTCGAACAGCTTGTGTTAAAATCAGATAAACCCGTATTAATTGACTTTTGGGCAGAGTGGTGTGGTCCTTGTCGTATGGTTGGTCCGGTAGTTGAAGATATCGCAAAAGAATACGATGGCAAAGCCGTTGTTGGTAAAGTTAACGTAGATAATAACCCAGGCATCTCAATGAAATACGGTATCCGTAACATTCCTGCGTTATTGTTCTTCAAAAACGGAGAAATTGTTGACAAGCAAATCGGTGCAGTGCCAAAATCGGTATTGTCTGGTAAGTTAGAAAAACAACTGGCTTAA
- a CDS encoding sensor histidine kinase, whose protein sequence is MKLQFKLALYNTLTKVAIIFFTGGVILISLEKISYHHISLRLEAKKNEFLRSLSSKRISQILEQNESFTDYNILKDDYIMLKQVKYEPITTVIDTFSTAQRTIDKSIDTYRILTCKFNYNKRTYLLEVGNTIDAVEELKNTIKGFTLVILIFALSLTLLSDLIFTKYLLKPFYNIIEHKLIRVNDPLNFDYQKVETSTQDFNLLDDSINSLMKKITDMFILEKQFIANVSHELLTPISIMSSRLENLLLHETLSEEAENKIFASLKTLIRLKSIINSLLLISQVENNQFNKNDIVKIPEIITEINEELEDRLEDKEITFINNIKYEQAIIGNRSLMHTLLFNLINNAIKYNHNGGSITIDDKVDNGLYQLEIKDTGVGMDNAQIEKAFTRFEKLDTDERESYGLGLAIVKSIAAFHKIDIDVVSEKNKGTLIKLKFNERR, encoded by the coding sequence ATGAAACTGCAGTTTAAACTGGCTTTATATAATACGCTTACCAAGGTGGCCATTATATTTTTTACGGGCGGTGTTATTTTAATATCGCTCGAAAAAATTTCGTATCACCATATTTCGTTAAGGTTAGAAGCCAAGAAAAATGAGTTTCTAAGAAGCTTATCGTCAAAAAGGATCTCGCAGATACTGGAGCAAAACGAAAGCTTTACCGACTACAACATTTTAAAGGATGACTACATTATGTTAAAGCAGGTAAAGTATGAACCGATTACCACGGTAATTGATACCTTCAGCACAGCCCAGCGTACCATTGATAAAAGCATTGACACCTACCGTATTTTAACCTGCAAATTCAATTATAACAAACGAACCTATCTGCTAGAGGTGGGTAATACTATTGATGCTGTAGAGGAGCTTAAAAACACAATTAAAGGGTTCACTTTGGTGATACTGATCTTCGCTCTATCACTTACGTTGTTAAGCGATCTTATTTTTACCAAATATTTGCTCAAACCGTTTTACAATATTATAGAGCATAAACTCATCAGGGTAAACGATCCGCTTAATTTCGATTATCAGAAAGTAGAAACATCGACCCAGGATTTTAACCTGCTGGATGATAGCATCAACTCGTTGATGAAGAAAATAACGGATATGTTTATACTCGAGAAACAGTTTATAGCCAATGTTTCGCACGAGTTGTTAACGCCGATATCTATCATGAGCTCACGGTTAGAAAACCTGCTGCTACATGAAACATTGAGTGAAGAAGCCGAGAATAAGATCTTTGCCTCGCTGAAAACGCTGATCCGTTTAAAATCCATTATCAATAGCCTGTTACTGATCTCGCAGGTAGAAAACAACCAGTTCAACAAAAACGATATTGTTAAGATACCCGAAATTATTACTGAGATAAATGAAGAACTGGAAGACCGCTTAGAGGATAAAGAAATTACCTTCATCAACAACATTAAATATGAGCAGGCAATTATTGGCAACCGCAGTTTAATGCATACATTGTTGTTTAACCTCATTAATAATGCTATTAAGTACAATCATAATGGGGGTAGCATTACCATTGATGACAAGGTAGATAATGGCCTGTACCAGCTCGAAATTAAGGATACAGGCGTTGGAATGGACAATGCACAAATTGAAAAAGCCTTTACCCGTTTCGAGAAACTGGATACAGACGAGCGCGAGAGCTATGGCTTAGGCCTGGCTATTGTAAAGAGTATTGCAGCTTTCCACAAAATAGACATTGATGTGGTGTCCGAAAAAAACAAGGGCACTTTAATAAAACTTAAATTTAACGAACGCCGGTAA
- a CDS encoding response regulator transcription factor has translation MNVLIVEDEKSLALEVDEYLSHEGFTVEHARTRKSAEEKIFVNNYDFILLDLGLPDGDGFELLKMFKQLKDRDDAVIILTARAAVDDRVRGLEEGADDYLPKPFSLNELLARMHAITRRKHKLESNEITVKGFKINIQNRTVNFGTERINLTRKEFEILNYLVLNKNRVISRTNLTEHVWGDVLEINSDSNFVDVHVKNLRKKLSQHASTDWFETVRSIGYRINI, from the coding sequence ATGAATGTTTTAATTGTTGAAGACGAAAAAAGTTTAGCCCTTGAGGTTGATGAATACCTTAGCCACGAAGGTTTTACTGTAGAACATGCCCGTACACGCAAATCGGCAGAGGAAAAGATCTTTGTTAATAACTACGATTTTATTTTGCTTGATTTGGGTTTGCCAGATGGCGATGGCTTTGAACTGCTGAAAATGTTTAAGCAATTAAAAGACCGCGACGATGCCGTGATTATTTTAACTGCCCGTGCCGCTGTTGATGACCGCGTACGCGGATTGGAAGAAGGCGCCGACGATTATCTGCCCAAACCATTCTCACTGAATGAGCTGCTGGCCCGCATGCACGCCATTACCCGCCGTAAACACAAACTAGAAAGCAATGAAATTACGGTTAAAGGCTTTAAAATAAACATCCAGAACCGCACGGTTAATTTTGGCACCGAACGCATTAACCTTACCCGCAAGGAGTTTGAAATTTTGAACTACCTGGTTTTAAATAAAAACCGTGTAATATCGCGTACCAACTTAACCGAGCACGTTTGGGGCGATGTGCTTGAAATAAATTCAGACTCGAACTTTGTGGATGTACACGTTAAAAACCTGCGTAAAAAGTTATCTCAGCACGCCTCTACCGATTGGTTCGAGACTGTACGCAGCATTGGTTATCGTATCAATATCTGA
- a CDS encoding tetratricopeptide repeat-containing sensor histidine kinase, protein MKYILTLLLICLYLTGNARVGNSSVDSLKKILTQNNKTPADTLTVNQLNKLADTYFQSNPDSTYYYGQKAVDLSRKIHYNSGLANGLLQTGHVDYFKGKSTEAQQELNEAIRIFKKLNDKKGLVACYQAFGAMYTLLADYPSAIKNLNLAIEINSQLGNNELMQTSLYKSMGNVYFSKGELSKSLDYYYKGLFIAIKNHYTIPAGNLYNNIGVVLQNMEVYPNAFDHFKKALEILGKTNNAQALGTINQNIGEILLAQNDLDGAIRYLNKANYIVKKQNDKDGLSSVYADLGLCYAAKNDFGKAISYIDTSLQIAQKYKMIYNQAYALIGLANVYNQQKDYQNAYKYATAGQQLSVKLGNLSVKANAALQLSKSLAGLGKAAQAYDFLNQYIDLKNQLKSNESIEKSTSYNFELTFALKEHQLKQQQYEKDLIYQQKAHSQRLTNVIFVVIILAMILISGVYYREKKKQQNINVMLEHKNHEVLNQKADLDEQAKKLNDLNTLKDRLISILAHDLRAPLSTLRGLFGLLQDDSITHQELVEMIPSVLKKLEYTSDFLDTLLFWINSQMENFDTSVKKFSVSELVQNEAEGNKEEAESKEINFLIDIPDGLTATADPNSIRIVVRNLITNAIKFSDRNDTIHVSAYQEAQKIIVKVADTGVGMSPDQLSKLFKSKVDSKNGTNNESGTGMGLLFCKDLIEKCNGEIWATSEPDVGTVFTFSIPVNC, encoded by the coding sequence TTGAAATATATTTTAACATTACTTCTTATATGCTTATATCTTACCGGCAACGCCCGTGTAGGTAATAGTAGTGTTGATAGCCTCAAAAAAATACTAACTCAAAATAACAAAACACCTGCAGATACATTAACAGTTAACCAGTTAAATAAACTGGCCGATACCTATTTTCAGTCAAACCCCGATAGCACCTATTATTACGGGCAAAAGGCGGTAGACTTATCGCGCAAAATACATTATAACTCCGGGTTGGCTAATGGTTTACTACAAACCGGGCATGTAGATTATTTTAAAGGAAAATCAACCGAAGCACAGCAGGAGCTTAACGAGGCTATCCGTATTTTCAAAAAGCTAAATGATAAAAAAGGCCTTGTTGCCTGCTACCAGGCATTCGGGGCGATGTATACCCTGTTGGCCGACTATCCATCAGCCATAAAGAACCTTAACCTGGCAATTGAAATTAACAGCCAGCTGGGAAACAATGAATTGATGCAAACCAGCCTGTATAAAAGTATGGGTAACGTTTACTTTAGTAAGGGCGAACTATCCAAATCACTCGATTATTATTATAAAGGGCTTTTTATAGCTATCAAAAATCATTATACCATACCTGCGGGTAATTTGTACAACAATATTGGGGTTGTGCTGCAAAACATGGAGGTTTACCCCAATGCGTTTGACCATTTTAAGAAAGCGCTCGAAATTTTAGGCAAAACAAATAACGCCCAGGCGCTTGGCACCATCAACCAAAACATTGGCGAAATATTGCTGGCCCAAAATGATCTGGATGGTGCAATCCGGTATTTAAACAAGGCCAACTACATAGTAAAGAAACAAAATGACAAGGATGGCTTAAGTTCTGTTTACGCTGATCTGGGCTTATGTTATGCAGCTAAAAATGATTTCGGCAAAGCTATTAGCTATATCGATACCTCTTTGCAGATTGCCCAAAAATACAAGATGATATACAACCAGGCTTATGCCTTAATTGGATTGGCCAATGTATATAATCAGCAGAAGGATTATCAGAACGCTTATAAATATGCCACAGCAGGTCAGCAATTATCTGTTAAACTGGGCAATTTATCGGTAAAGGCCAATGCTGCTTTGCAGCTAAGTAAATCACTGGCCGGCCTGGGCAAAGCTGCGCAAGCTTATGACTTTTTAAATCAATACATTGATCTTAAAAATCAGTTAAAAAGCAACGAAAGCATAGAGAAATCAACCTCTTACAATTTTGAGCTCACTTTTGCTTTAAAAGAACATCAGCTTAAACAACAGCAGTACGAAAAGGATCTCATCTATCAACAAAAGGCACATAGCCAGCGTTTAACCAATGTGATATTTGTGGTAATTATCCTGGCCATGATTTTAATATCAGGGGTTTATTACCGCGAGAAAAAGAAACAGCAAAACATTAACGTTATGCTGGAACATAAAAACCACGAGGTATTAAACCAAAAAGCTGACCTGGACGAACAGGCCAAAAAGCTTAACGACCTTAACACTTTAAAAGACAGGCTAATCTCCATCCTTGCCCATGACCTCCGTGCACCATTAAGTACACTGCGTGGGCTGTTTGGCCTGTTACAGGATGACAGCATTACACACCAGGAACTGGTTGAAATGATACCAAGCGTTTTGAAGAAGCTTGAATACACATCCGACTTTTTAGATACACTGCTGTTTTGGATTAACAGCCAGATGGAAAACTTTGATACATCAGTAAAAAAATTCTCTGTTTCTGAACTGGTACAAAATGAAGCAGAAGGTAACAAAGAAGAAGCCGAATCAAAGGAAATTAACTTTTTGATTGATATACCCGACGGCTTAACTGCCACAGCTGATCCCAATTCTATTCGCATTGTAGTGCGCAACCTTATAACCAATGCCATTAAGTTTTCTGACAGGAATGACACTATTCATGTTTCTGCATACCAGGAAGCTCAGAAAATTATTGTTAAGGTTGCCGATACCGGTGTGGGCATGTCGCCCGATCAGTTGAGTAAACTTTTTAAAAGCAAAGTAGACAGCAAAAACGGCACTAACAACGAGTCGGGTACGGGCATGGGGCTGCTCTTTTGTAAAGACCTGATCGAAAAATGCAACGGCGAAATATGGGCCACGAGTGAACCGGACGTAGGCACTGTGTTTACCTTCAGCATCCCGGTTAATTGCTAA
- a CDS encoding DUF58 domain-containing protein gives MAQLNSDQQVRHLANLELLARQVVEGFITGLHQSPFHGFSVEFAEHRLYNTGESVKNIDWKLFARTDKLFVKQYEEETNLRSYLLLDTSSSMNFPAKGMSKLQFSVYAIASLMYLFKKQRDAFGLGLFADELEVLSAARSTTTHLFHLYAQLEQAYNQPKINTSTNISQVLHRVAEEIHQRSMVIIFSDMLENSMNAEKTNELFAAIQHLKYNKHEVIIFNVNDRTHEVDFNFDNRPHHFIDMENGEEIRVHPNKIRDSYTAALRTYREELELKCAQYHIDLIDAGIHNGYYDLLKAYLIKRNKMI, from the coding sequence ATGGCACAACTCAACAGCGATCAGCAGGTAAGGCACCTGGCAAACCTCGAACTTTTGGCCCGGCAGGTGGTTGAAGGCTTTATTACCGGTTTGCACCAAAGCCCCTTTCATGGTTTTTCTGTGGAGTTTGCCGAGCATAGACTCTATAATACTGGCGAGTCAGTAAAAAACATCGATTGGAAGCTCTTTGCCCGCACGGATAAATTATTTGTAAAGCAATACGAAGAAGAAACCAACCTACGCAGTTATTTATTGCTGGATACTTCATCATCCATGAACTTCCCGGCAAAAGGAATGAGTAAGCTGCAGTTTAGTGTTTACGCTATTGCATCGCTCATGTATCTGTTTAAAAAGCAGCGTGATGCATTCGGACTGGGTTTGTTTGCTGATGAACTGGAGGTGTTGAGTGCGGCCAGATCAACCACTACACATCTGTTTCACCTATACGCACAGTTAGAACAAGCCTATAATCAACCTAAAATTAATACCAGTACCAATATCAGCCAAGTACTGCACCGCGTGGCTGAGGAAATTCACCAAAGATCGATGGTTATTATCTTCAGCGATATGCTGGAGAACAGTATGAATGCAGAGAAAACAAACGAACTGTTTGCCGCCATCCAGCATTTAAAATACAACAAGCACGAAGTAATTATTTTTAATGTAAACGATCGTACGCACGAGGTCGACTTTAACTTTGATAACCGCCCGCACCATTTCATCGATATGGAAAATGGAGAGGAGATCAGGGTGCATCCTAATAAAATCCGTGATAGCTATACAGCTGCACTAAGAACTTATCGCGAAGAGCTGGAACTGAAATGTGCCCAATATCACATCGATCTGATTGATGCCGGAATACACAATGGGTATTACGATCTGTTGAAGGCTTATCTCATCAAGCGGAACAAGATGATATAA
- a CDS encoding OmpH family outer membrane protein: MKKMGSVFTKLTLGVTLATAVVACNQNKTADKATATPAAASTSATGTAKSEIVYINQDTLLTKYNYVKDMTARLEAKGKAAQADLQSKGQAFQREVAEYQKDQATMAADARQAKEQQLGRKQQELQAYQQNTGAQVQNDQGAEQAKLYEKISEFVKQYAKDKGYKMVLTYQKGNANMLYGDASLDVTAEVVKGLNDAYAKDKK; this comes from the coding sequence ATGAAAAAAATGGGTTCGGTTTTTACAAAACTTACTTTAGGTGTTACGCTGGCAACTGCGGTTGTTGCCTGTAACCAAAACAAAACTGCCGATAAGGCTACCGCTACACCTGCTGCTGCATCAACAAGCGCTACAGGTACAGCAAAATCTGAGATTGTTTACATTAATCAGGATACGCTCCTTACTAAATATAACTATGTAAAAGATATGACCGCCCGCTTAGAAGCTAAAGGCAAAGCTGCCCAGGCCGATCTGCAATCAAAAGGTCAGGCTTTTCAGCGTGAGGTTGCCGAGTATCAAAAAGATCAGGCTACTATGGCTGCTGATGCACGCCAGGCTAAAGAGCAACAATTAGGTCGTAAACAACAGGAGTTACAAGCTTATCAGCAAAACACTGGTGCACAGGTTCAAAATGATCAAGGTGCTGAGCAAGCTAAATTGTACGAAAAGATCTCTGAATTTGTAAAACAATACGCTAAAGATAAAGGCTACAAAATGGTATTAACTTACCAAAAAGGTAACGCTAATATGCTTTACGGTGATGCAAGCCTTGATGTTACTGCCGAAGTTGTGAAAGGCCTTAACGATGCTTATGCGAAAGACAAAAAATAA
- a CDS encoding nucleoside deaminase — protein MEITQHEKFMQMAIDLSVKNVQEGLGGPFGAVIVKNGEIVAASANKVVPTNDPTAHAEVSAIRLACQQLNTFSLEGCEIYTSCEPCPMCLGAIYWARLDKMYYANTKADAAAIGFDDHFIYDELELPMAQRKLPIVQMLRDEALKAFKQWEENTDKTEY, from the coding sequence ATGGAAATTACACAACACGAAAAATTTATGCAGATGGCTATAGACCTGTCTGTAAAAAATGTGCAGGAAGGATTAGGCGGCCCATTTGGTGCCGTAATAGTTAAAAATGGAGAAATTGTAGCCGCAAGTGCCAACAAAGTAGTACCCACAAACGACCCAACGGCACATGCCGAAGTGTCTGCTATCCGGTTAGCTTGTCAGCAATTAAACACCTTTAGTTTAGAGGGTTGCGAGATCTATACCAGTTGCGAGCCATGCCCGATGTGCCTGGGAGCTATTTACTGGGCCCGTTTGGATAAGATGTACTACGCCAACACCAAGGCCGATGCTGCCGCAATAGGTTTCGATGATCACTTTATTTACGACGAACTCGAGCTGCCAATGGCACAACGCAAGCTGCCTATAGTACAAATGCTGCGTGATGAGGCTTTAAAGGCCTTTAAGCAATGGGAAGAGAATACAGATAAGACCGAATACTAA